A portion of the Enterobacter sp. SA187 genome contains these proteins:
- the yqgB gene encoding acid stress response protein YqgB produces MNKKPVAQSAYQHSLLATPPVYGLLSLCYAAIVVNCFISTVFRAARVIPTCGKPNFTGYTLSTMFEVRYV; encoded by the coding sequence ATGAACAAGAAACCGGTCGCGCAGTCGGCGTACCAGCATAGTCTGCTGGCCACTCCGCCTGTTTATGGGTTGTTATCGCTGTGTTACGCTGCGATAGTAGTCAACTGTTTTATATCCACGGTCTTTCGTGCGGCAAGGGTAATTCCGACTTGCGGTAAGCCGAATTTCACAGGGTATACACTTTCAACTATGTTTGAGGTTCGCTATGTCTGA
- the speA gene encoding biosynthetic arginine decarboxylase, producing the protein MSDDMSSPSPSSAGEQGVLRSMQEVAMSSQEASKMLRTYNIAWWGNNYYDVNELGHISVCPDPDVPQARVDLAELVKAREAQGQRLPALFCFPQILQHRLRSINAAFKRARESYGYNGDYFLVYPIKVNQHRRVIESLIHSGEPLGLEAGSKAELMAVLAHAGMTRSVIVCNGYKDREYIRLALIGEKMGHKVYLVIEKMSEIAIVLDEAERLNVIPRLGVRARLASQGSGKWQSSGGEKSKFGLAATQVLQLVEILRERGRLDSIQLLHFHLGSQMANIRDIANGVRESARFYVELHKLGVNIQCFDVGGGLGVDYEGTRSQSDCSVNYGLNEYANNIIWAIGDACEEHGLPHPTVITESGRAVTAHHTVLVSNIIGVERNEYTEPTAPSEDAPRALQSMWETWGEMHQPGTRRSLREWLHDSQMDLHDIHVGYSSGAYSLQDRAWAEQLYLSMCHEVQKQLDPSNRAHRPIIDELQERMADKIYVNFSLFQSMPDAWGIDQLFPVMPLEGLNQVPERRAVLLDITCDSDGAIDHYVDGDGIATTMPMPQYDPENPPPLGFFMVGAYQEILGNMHNLFGDTEAVDVFVFPDGSVEVELSDEGDTVADMLEYVQLDPKTLLTHFRDQVKQTDLDTDLQQQFLEEFEAGLYGYTYLEDE; encoded by the coding sequence ATGTCTGACGACATGTCTTCGCCATCCCCTTCGTCAGCAGGCGAACAGGGTGTACTACGTTCCATGCAGGAGGTAGCCATGAGCTCCCAGGAAGCCAGCAAAATGCTGCGCACCTATAATATTGCCTGGTGGGGCAATAACTATTACGACGTCAACGAACTGGGGCATATCAGCGTTTGCCCGGATCCTGACGTACCGCAAGCGCGCGTTGATCTTGCTGAACTGGTAAAAGCGCGTGAAGCGCAGGGGCAGCGTCTGCCTGCACTGTTCTGCTTCCCGCAGATCCTGCAGCACCGTCTGCGTTCAATCAACGCCGCCTTTAAACGTGCGCGCGAATCCTATGGCTACAATGGCGACTACTTCCTGGTCTACCCGATTAAGGTGAACCAGCATCGTCGCGTTATTGAGTCCCTGATCCACTCCGGTGAACCCCTGGGTCTGGAAGCCGGTTCCAAAGCGGAACTGATGGCGGTGCTGGCCCATGCCGGCATGACCCGCAGCGTGATCGTCTGTAACGGTTATAAAGACCGTGAATACATCCGCCTGGCGCTGATCGGCGAAAAGATGGGCCACAAGGTCTATCTGGTGATCGAGAAGATGTCCGAGATCGCCATCGTGCTGGACGAAGCCGAACGTCTGAACGTCATCCCGCGCCTTGGCGTGCGTGCGCGTCTGGCGTCGCAGGGCTCCGGTAAATGGCAGTCCTCCGGCGGTGAAAAATCCAAATTCGGCCTGGCTGCCACCCAGGTGCTGCAACTGGTGGAAATTCTGCGTGAACGCGGTCGTCTGGACAGCATCCAGCTGCTGCACTTCCACCTCGGCTCGCAGATGGCGAATATTCGCGATATCGCCAACGGCGTGCGTGAATCCGCCCGTTTCTACGTTGAGCTGCATAAGCTGGGCGTGAACATCCAGTGCTTCGACGTGGGCGGCGGCCTGGGCGTGGACTATGAAGGCACGCGCTCGCAGTCCGACTGCTCCGTTAACTACGGCCTGAACGAATACGCCAACAACATTATCTGGGCGATTGGCGATGCCTGCGAAGAGCACGGCCTGCCGCATCCGACGGTGATCACCGAGTCTGGCCGCGCCGTGACCGCGCACCATACCGTGCTGGTGTCCAACATCATCGGCGTGGAGCGTAACGAATACACCGAGCCGACCGCGCCGTCCGAAGACGCACCGCGCGCGCTGCAAAGTATGTGGGAAACCTGGGGCGAAATGCACCAGCCGGGTACCCGTCGCTCCCTGCGCGAATGGCTGCACGACAGCCAAATGGATCTGCACGACATTCACGTCGGCTACTCCTCCGGCGCTTACTCCCTGCAGGATCGCGCCTGGGCGGAACAGCTCTACCTGAGCATGTGCCACGAAGTGCAGAAGCAGCTGGATCCGAGCAATCGCGCCCATCGCCCGATTATCGATGAGCTGCAGGAACGTATGGCGGATAAAATTTACGTCAACTTCTCGCTGTTCCAGTCGATGCCGGATGCCTGGGGTATCGATCAGCTGTTCCCGGTGATGCCGCTGGAAGGGCTGAACCAGGTGCCGGAACGTCGCGCGGTGCTGCTGGATATTACCTGTGACTCGGATGGCGCTATCGATCACTATGTGGATGGCGACGGTATTGCCACCACCATGCCGATGCCGCAGTACGATCCGGAAAACCCGCCGCCGCTGGGCTTCTTTATGGTGGGCGCGTATCAGGAAATTCTCGGCAACATGCATAACCTGTTCGGTGACACCGAAGCGGTGGACGTGTTTGTCTTCCCGGATGGCAGCGTGGAAGTCGAGCTGTCTGACGAAGGCGATACCGTGGCCGATATGCTGGAATATGTGCAGCTGGATCCGAAAACGCTGTTAACGCATTTCCGCGATCAGGTGAAACAAACCGATCTGGATACGGATCTGCAACAGCAGTTCCTCGAAGAATTTGAAGCCGGACTGTACGGGTATACCTACCTGGAAGACGAGTAA